The following is a genomic window from Rutidosis leptorrhynchoides isolate AG116_Rl617_1_P2 chromosome 8, CSIRO_AGI_Rlap_v1, whole genome shotgun sequence.
aagaTAGAGAGAGGGTGTGGCGGTTTTGTTGGGTTTGATTGAAACAGAAAAGACACGTAGCAACAACAGGTTTTGTGGACTGTGGGTTTCGTTTCAAACAGATGCAATAACGATTATGATTATGGTTTAAGTGATTGGTTAAAGATGGTGATCGTAGGTCATGATGAAAGGAAGATAGTGTCGATGGTAGTTATGCGTGTGTGTGGTTTTCGAACAAAAACAAGCAACAACGGTTTCGGATGAGGAAGGTGGTTGGTGATTGAAGGAGAAGATTCACGATGGTGGTGGTTCGGTGTGGCAGTGGGTGTTCATGAAAGTGGCCGGGTTGGGTGAGGGTGATGAAACAAGAAGAGAAGTAATGGGTTTGATATATATCACTTTACCTCTCTCTGcatacattcatatatatatatatatatatatatatatatatatatatatatatatatatatatatatatatatatatatatatatatatatatatatatatatatatatatatatatatataattataatattaataataataatattaattaataaaataatgcATTTAGAATCACAGATTGCACAGTAATTCAATAATACTATGTCAATTTGTAGAATAGTTAAGCAGAGTGTTGGATTAATGTGCCGACAGTTTTCTCAtaatattatatcgtgtccattgctaaacagttaacgtataaacgtgttcctaaaaatcccaaatttttaaattaagtccatttatttattctgatcattaactgtttgaaacctgatcaaaaaggttcgttaattatttattttctgttccaattaatatgtacggagtactaaaatttaatctaaaaaggtaaaaatatttttatcaaacctaaaatcttcgtaatcgatttacagttcaaattttattttaaatcttcttaaactcgtattagatctatatgaacattaacgagatgccaaccgagtgctactgacatttactaattaagctcgaaatcatttattttccatacactatatatatatatatatatatatatatatatatatatatatatatatatatatatatatatatacattttaatatcaggttttattatataactaaataaatatatttacaattaacattcatgtatatatacatatatatgtatctatttacaaatagttgttcgtgaatcttcgagaaatagtcaaagggtaattgaatatatgaacacagttcaaaattttcgagacttcaacattacagactttgcttatcgtgtcggaaacatataaagattaagtttaaatttggtcggaaatttatgggtcgtcacattaaatgcatacttgatcctattggattacttgaattaatatgttatattaatttatgaacttatttcggatagcgaaataactagaaaacgttacgattaagttgatCGCCTaggaagcttttcagtttacggaacttagaaaaacgaggaaataattatttttaataattattgactttacgaaaaacttatttaatttattatttatttagtaaattaaacccggtgatttcgtttcaacgactagttaacgttccggagacccggtacagttaacggcactcgaaacggaccacgcgcatacaataaaataacgaaacgaatggtatttcacttttaataattattttatgtaattattattttttaagaaTACTATTAATTTATTAGAATTTTCAAGAATTTAAAACGCGTAGAATTCGCTAAAACGCTCAGTTAACATTCTAGTTTGCGTTTTCGGCCAACGACACATAACGGGCTACGCTATGAATGTACTAATTTGTTAAATTCAGCCCATGGACTTCCTATTGGACCCTCATGGCCGAAATCCACCCCAAGCCCCCCTTGTTGGACCTTTTTGTTCACTAGTTTGCTTAATGGGTTGTAGTTAGGCCCTAAAGCTAACCCTTAAAACCCCTAAATAGAAAAACACACTTACTCACTTCCCCCTACCCTAGAACCACGAAAATTACAGCCtcctatcatcatcttcatcgtcgaTCACCATCCCCACAAGAACACCactcaaaactcaaaattagaacaaGTCTCGTGCATCAAAGTTGTTGTTTTCTTCATCCTCTACGCGATAGTACTTGCAATTTGTGATTCTAAGGTATAATtgaaaaccctaatcttattagatctgattttattcaattacatagtgtaatcaagtctagtactCAATTAAATGCGTCTAGAGttgtcgtttatcgtttaattgctcgattgtggttgtttgcatgaaaaatgaatttgtatctttttgatctgataaaattgacttatGAAATGATCTTTTATGATTATCTAGATGGATAGAGGTCAAAAACTAttgagtttggactttgattttgcttgatttcgttatcgtatgctcaagatatgcttaatcgaagttttcattagggtttacatgatatccgaattttctgaCTTGTATGATTTATGATTTGGTTAATTAAAAGTGTActattgtattccttgtaaaaaatcatgcatgttagacttaagatttacTTTAAACGCTTTAATGCTTCTGTTATGTTAAAACAAAGATTCGTGTTGTTAAGTGAGCTGAATCTATTTTTGAATGTGAAAGAAAATCTCTAGAGAGAACTAGAAGTTTATTGAGACtatgatcttctggaatatgttagtttatatgttaccTGACATATTTCATTGGTATGAGAACTTGCTAAAAcatgatttgccatgagatatatgctcgtctaagtgacatgtctgtttgatgaacaaaactgtaaggtctgtaaagattgattaaacagtacgaattggctaaagagatgtctttgattattttatcactaaaatcttggaatgttttgagatgactccaattggccgttcgtcaaaatatattttctatattttctgagaaatatttcaaaactaATGTGCGTGctaaaactgatttagtaaaccttaattagaccccttctgacttctaacttttaattatcgtatgaggttttggctggactttttggaatcgattttaagtgtagttatgatctggagttgttcataattttatgatttatgtgctatgatctatagttgaatctttctacgatgtacgtattttgaaggcatgctttaaactgtgaatgtgcaatttgcttaacgaTGAGCTGTAATGTGATACTTGacataggtttgacatgttgaccatgtttgcatgacctactgagatgtttgactttagttgaccactttgaccgagttgacttttggtttgactttggttgacttttgttgacttgcttgggttagttgacttttacttgtttgttgggtcagtctgagcactaggactttgcgtacactatgggttgacatagtatgacctatatgtgtatacttaagatgacttacatgattaggttgcgttgttcggtcgagatttTTCGACTagagtacgttttgctaagatatttctggtgcttttgctaaggtgagtttacagtccctttttcatcaacatttttgggatgagatacatgctgcttttgaaactatttcttaaactgtttttacaactattctacatattaggcacgagtaacttaccagaatatacatatgagttcagatcaaaaatcccttagcttgattatattagttactttatgtaagctcgacttatagggacggtaccgttagatttgacaaacctcaccacaacataactggtgcttatttttttgttactcgtacacttgatcggtgtatcgcttaGATAGGGTAAAATGAAGACGTGTAGCTCGGctatacgcaaaggttaaagctttataatcaagtgctcatgataagtgtatattattacgaagcttttcagaaatcttgtggcctaacttacgatgaatgttactaaaacatgatgtttacaaaagttgaaactagacatggtaatgtctacaaacagatgaaacgaaaagaactttttgatgtcactcacagttgaaacttgacatcttacaaacagtttattacttagcatttgctatacacaaacttttgagattaaaccttagcggtttattcagataaacgattttCAGAAATGATTTTCGATAAACGATATAtgaaaactgttttatgaaacatggGAGAACTATTTagtcaaacctgtagattcactcaactttatgttgatctgttttgcatgtttaatctcaggtattagttgcttctgctgtagaacattgctgttatgtagaagtcaagtcaagcattgggaccagagttaatacgccgttagtggattctgacggggtattacactaTGAGAACAAAGATGAATCGTTTTAGTACATGGAGATTGTTGGAAGATAAATTTTGCCAAATGTTGTCGATATGGAAAGCTTCCTTAATGTCTATTGGTGCTAGATTGTCGTTGACTAAATCGGTGCTAGGATCGTTGAGAATTTATTTGTTCTCGTTACATAAATGCCCGTATACGGTTGTGGCTAGTTTGGAGAGATTAAGGGCGTTGTTTTTTGGGGTGGCACTAAAGATTGCAAAAACATGACGTGGGTAAAGTGGGAGGTGGTGTTGGCTTCTTTTGCTAACGGCGGGTTAGATATCGGTAGCTTAAAAGCTTTTAATTGTGTGTTATTACAAAAATGGAGTTGGATGCTTGTTTCATCAcataattgtttatgggtttaagTCCATAAGTCTATCCATGGGAACAAGGTGGGGCTATCTCCTAACGGGTGTGCAAAAAATGGAATCTGGTCCAAAGTTGTTGCTTCTTGAAAAACATTACATGACAAGAATATAGTGCCTTTACATTCGTTGAAAATACGGGTTTGGGATGGTAATGATATCAAGTTTTGGAGTGATATTTGGTGTGGTAGTAAGTGTCTTCAACTTAGATTTGATAGACTATTTCATGTTGAGGCTGATCCAAATTTCACTTTAGCAAATCGTAATTCAAATGGAATTTGAAGGTGGAACTGGACTCACTCGAGTCTTAAAGGTCGTACAGAGGTTATGCGAGAGCAGCTTGTTCAGGAGATTGACAACGTTCACCTGGGTACCAGTAGTGATGGTTGGTCGTGGTCTCTTGATGAAGATTGCATATTTTATGTGGCAAGCACAAGGAAGCATATAGACGGATAATTCTTCCTTCTATCGATCATGAGTTTGTTTGGTCCAAATTTGTGCTGAAGAAGGTTAACATTTTCTATTGACGACTTCATTTGAATGCTTTACCTACAAGGTGTAACTTAACGTCTAAGGGTATTGACATCAAGTCAATCTCTTGTGCCATGTGCAGTAGCGGTTTAGATGACATTGACCATGTGTTTTTCCAGTGTAGTACAAACAATGCTTGTGGGAGAGGGTGTCATGTTGAATGGGTAGCATTCTTTTATGTTTTTCTCATGGGGCACGTGGTTAGCACGGTTCTCTTCATGGAATGCAAGCTTGGACAAGCAGCAAAAGGTGTATGTGATTGGTGTGGCGACAATTTAGGTCTTATGAGATTTACAAAATAGTTTAATCTTCGCATCTCATCCGATGAAAAGGGGAGACTTGTTTGACGTGGTTCGTTACTACTCTTTTATGTTGTTAAAATGTAGAAGTAACATTGTGTCGTGTTATCATTATTGGCTACAAATGCCTTTCTAATTGTTGTTTGTCACTCATCATGTTTCTTGCTGGAGGTTGCTTTGTAATTGTCTGGTTTTTTAATAATATTTTCCATTGttcaaaaaaatattaaaaaattaaAGCAATAAAGATTTCATTTTGCAGGGATCCGACTGTCCGATTGTAATATCAACCGAAGATAGTTGTGATTGTGAGTTCTTTTCTAGCTCCTTGCTAGGATAGCTCGTGGTTTTATTAATAACTTTTGGTCGTTAAAAAAAAGAGAGCACAAATAAAAAAGAAAAATGTTAAAAGAGAGTAAAATGTGTTATACGGAGTAGGATAAAAATAAAGAGGCTAAAATAAAATACTACATCTCATTATTTTAAGGTAgatgaatgattgtctacatcttaaaTCTCCCTCATATCTCGTACGGGCAAAATTgagtattgttgttattgttattttatcgcttAAATCATAAACACAGTTGTTTTTTTTTGTGAAAGGCAATAATGATAAGGATATTAGTAATGACAAAATCATAGACAGAGTTTTAACTATAAAATCACAAAATAGTTAAGAGTAATAAAAACTAATGATAGTAAGGGGGCTAATCAAAACGAAAGTGAATTTTAAGAGGAAAGaggaaagtaaatttttatttatttatctttttttataaaaaaaagttTGTTTTGAATGACAAGATtgggtgaaaatatgaacatttaaataagataatttgtgataaatgttattattttcacCAGAAAACGCTTAgagaataacattcatcacgatgaatgttatagCTGACTTTATCAGGAATAACATTCATCGTGATAAATGTTATTTTTCAAGCGTTTTCTGATGAAAATAATAACATTTTtcacaaaatgtcttttttaaatgttcatatttttacctgattttaatgtttgtaaaaaacaatttttttaaaaataaaaattacttccCCTATCTCCTAAATATACTTCCCTATTCATTAAAACAATATGAAATTAATAATCATATATTAATACAACTCAATTGTTATGTTGTTTTTTCGTATGTTCTTTAaattaagtgtttttttttttttaaataaaactatatttatgAGGAAGTCGACTCTTTTATATAGGGTGTGTTTGGCgcgtagcttattggagcttatggaagcttatgagagcttgagcttatgattttaataagctccaagtcataagcttcgtttggtagacaaaaaaagtagagcttatgaaaatcataagctctgaaaaaataagctacttgtagtagcttatgaaaaaagtagagcttataaaCTGAaatataagctccagctagtttaccaaacatttataaaaaatattaagctccagctaccagcttcaaaaataaACTCCGCTCCAGCTCctgctcataagctccagctccagctactttcgtccaaacacacccaTACTTTGATTTAGGCAGTCTTATCTAGATACCGTCATAATCGGTTCCAACCCTTTTCATAGTTTTTCATGTTGAAGATGTGTATATCAAGTTCGACTTCTGGTGAGAACAGGATAGCAATTTACCATTAGGTCACCTTAAACATCGATTTAGCTAATACACCAAAATTATCCATTAAAAAGTTTTATTTTATTTGTAAAATCACGTGAAATTCTAGTTTAGGAAGTAAAATACGTTGTAACATCAACTCCATAGTAAATAGTTGCTGTTTCCTATCAGCATTTCATCTAAAGATATTCAAGCCATTGTGCTGAAGCAAACTGATCATGAACATAATTTGAGGTTTAGAAGCTCAATAAATTAAGCTTTCAACTGTGTCCTTGATGGTTACCTCCAATGGAGTAAATTCAACGCCTAAACTCTCCGCTCTTGCCCTTGATATACTGAAAGGCACTGAATCGGGGCAGTTAGTCTCTTTGTACCTATCAGAATTTTAagaaaataatatattaataaatcagATTTCGAGTTGCACCGAGAcatttagggtgcgtttgataTCTAAGGTTCGTTTGATAAacctgaatgatttagcgctgaatgatTCATAATCTAAAAGATTCAAAAGTTCTGAATGAAGTTGATTCCGAAAAAGATAAATTGATCAAGAGATTAGAAAAGATCGATAAAAAAAAAGTTCTTACTTTTGTGAAAAGCCAAGAGAAGGGGAGAGTTTCTCAATAATCTTCATGATCACCGAAGAACGAACCATATTCCCAACCATTAAGTATCTACCTTTAGCTTCCGGGTTCTCAAAAGCTAATATATGTGCATTAGCAACATCTCTCACATCAACAAGTCTATATATTCCATCTCGAAATACTTCTTTACCTGCATATATAGGATTCAACAACTTAAAGAAGGCTGAATCTTTATTCGTTGTATACACAGAGAAACAAGTACCAGAATCCTACAAAAAGACTACCATTAAGTATTGAATACAGTATATACTaagccttttatttttttttattttttttttttctgacctGTTTGAGATAAAATACAACTCTCACGGACCAGAGCAAGACGAGATCATTTATGGGATTCAGTTACCTGTTTTTACGAAGTTCATGAATCCCTCAGAAGTGAGATTGAGTGTTGGTTGTAAAATAGGACCAATCACAAATCCCGGATTTATGGCGACCAAATCCAGTCCGTTCTCTTTTGAATATTTCACAGCTGCTTCTTCAGCCAATGTCTTTGAAACGAAATACCACATCTGAACAGTACAAAATAAATTATCGATTATAAAACTCTTAATCAATTGACAAGAACCACATCTGAACGGTCTCACGTTCGAATCTTGCTTAGGACGAATATTTTGTGGTGGCAAGGGTTGGAAATAGCTAGAGAGTAACTCTGCTGGGCTGCGTACatgtatggggtcggattactcgccctcccaGATAACCCGAACAaagaaaaccttctaccttttcaCATCTTGATTTATCCTGATAACAAATTATAATAGTTTACTATACCTTTTTTTGTTCACAAACTAATGGATTTGAGAACCATGTTTCATCCACAACACTCGATTGTGGAATATCTACACCGAACATCACCGCAGACATCGAAGATGTCAGGACCACCCTCTTGAGAGTTGGAACCTTTGCAGCTGATTTAAGGACATTAAGTGTCCCCTTCACTGCAGGATCTATCAATTGTGCCTAATTCAAAATCAAATAACTGAACATTTGAATACCTTGACGTAAGTATGTCTCTACCAATATTGTTTGAAAAATTTATGCTATTTTTTAAAATCAAAGCAAAAGAACAAAAATTGACATGTGGGTCATCCACTGTAAACATAACAGGGGATGCGGTGTGAAAGACGCATACGCAGCCATTAAAGGCGCAATCGAAAGATCCTTCTTCAATCAAGTCAGCTTTAAACAAAGATAGCCTCTCCTTAGCTCCATCGAGAGCTTGTAAATGTCCAGTCTTTTTCGGATCATCTGCAACACATTCTAATGGAATAAGTAGCCAGCGATTATATGTGCAAATTAAAGTGATAAAATTTGAATCAGAGAACAGAGGTAGAAAGTCAAAGAGAAAGAGGTGGACCGAGAGAGCGAACAGTGGCATGAACGGTGTAACCACGAGCAAGCAACAACTTAACGAGCCATGAAGCTATGAACCCAGATGCTCCTGTTACACAAACCACCTTCATTTCTACCTCTtagttttaaattattattattattatgaggttTGTACTTATATGATAGTTTCTTAAAAATGTTCAAAGACAAATGATACCGCTAAGTAATTTGTTTTTATAAAGTGATATGTTCCATGCATGGGTTTTGTTACAGAGTCAGTAATTTGTTTTTTAGTGACTACCCGCTCAGTACCTCAAAAGCACACTAATTATTCAAACTTCCATTTCATGGaatttcaagtgttattactttttACTAGAAAAACTAGAAATTGAACagagaaaaaaaaaaagataaagaaAAGGGGCACACCTTTCATTGACAGTTCAATTATTCATACATTTATATCTTAGGTTATCCTTGCACTGAGTAATATGTAAATATTGAATGAATAATGCATGAGTTTTCATTGTTCAACATTTATCATCCTTTATCACCATGGACTTCAAAATAACAGTAAAACTCTGATTCAGCACATTAGAGGAAGATCAGGTCCTGGACGGGAGGTAAGATCTCGAACGAGATGGTGTTCAATATGTTTGTGCTTTAATACTTGGATTAAATCGATCTTAAAGATATAACCACGTTGAATCCTCATATCATATACCAATCTTTAATATTAAAGATCACATATAACCACATTAAATTCACATGTCCTATTGTTGgtaatcattatttatttattgTGATTCATTGCTACAAGAGCTAAGTTAGTGATTTGTTTATCCTCTTAATTGTTGTGACTGGGTCCCTATAACTACATAAAATTGTACCACTATCGATTTCTATTTATCACGAAAATTGTACATAAAAAGTTATACTGTGTGAAAATTAAGTTTCAAAGTGTAGATATCACTTTGATCCCTAATAATACGTTCCCTTTCTACATTACATATGAACAATGCAAGCCATTTTCTTGAAACAAACGAATGATCACATACTTTGATTTTTCATAAGTTTAATAACTTCTTCTCCTTCAAGATTTCAACCGTGTCCTCGATTGTTACCTCCAGTGGCGTAAATTCGACGCCTAGACTTTCCGCTCTTGCCCTTGATATACTGTATGGTAGTGGCTCGTTGCAGTTGTTATCTTCATACCTATCGAATTTTGCAAGGATAACATAATAATTATCAAAATTTCAAGTTAGAAAGGATATTGAGGTTTGCAAGTACTTACCTTTGAGAAAAGCCAAAAGCAGGGTAGAATTTCTCTAAGATCTTCATGATCACCGAAGAACGAACCATATTCCCAACCATTAAGTATCTACCTTTAGCTTCCGGGTTCTCAAAGGCTAATATATGTGCAGCCGCAACGTCTCTCACGTCCACAAGCATATAGATTCCATCTGGGAATAATTCTTTTCCTACATATATACGATTCAACAAATTAAAGAAAAGTGTATTTGTATTCATTGCAAGAAACAAGTACATGAATG
Proteins encoded in this region:
- the LOC139864153 gene encoding phenylacetaldehyde reductase-like → MKVVCVTGASGFIASWLVKLLLARGYTVHATVRSLDDPKKTGHLQALDGAKERLSLFKADLIEEGSFDCAFNGCVCVFHTASPVMFTVDDPHAQLIDPAVKGTLNVLKSAAKVPTLKRVVLTSSMSAVMFGVDIPQSSVVDETWFSNPLVCEQKKMWYFVSKTLAEEAAVKYSKENGLDLVAINPGFVIGPILQPTLNLTSEGFMNFVKTGKEVFRDGIYRLVDVRDVANAHILAFENPEAKGRYLMVGNMVRSSVIMKIIEKLSPSLGFSQKYKETNCPDSVPFSISRARAESLGVEFTPLEVTIKDTVESLIY